A portion of the Thermotoga sp. SG1 genome contains these proteins:
- a CDS encoding BTAD domain-containing putative transcriptional regulator, producing the protein MSIFVKTFGGTKIVREGDVINNKDWPSQKAFSLFRYLVFRRNEEVPVEELYSLFWEGMEEKFAKSNLNTTLHLIRKTVGITNEHLFVRGNICCFVPGDDIVVDADIFEECHRKLMGKISADEREKLLKKMFEIYAGPFLVEDALEEWVQETREIYESWYSDVLKELFELYLSRKDYESAFEMVTSYVQREPYDESMYYKAVEILLKKGDITRAKRMYDKLSNHLEEIGTKPRLKFSDLISNKGSDFLMNGNKAVVIDEKLFEKILFLESRKRKKTFVLLEVVFKRKDVDPETIAQKIAPLFRRGDVITFSNESIRILVHCPEQQRPTVESRVKNVLGEMGIEKDHYTVL; encoded by the coding sequence ATGAGTATTTTCGTGAAAACCTTTGGTGGGACGAAAATCGTCAGAGAAGGCGATGTTATAAACAACAAGGATTGGCCTTCGCAGAAAGCGTTCTCACTGTTCAGATATCTGGTTTTTAGGAGAAACGAAGAAGTACCCGTTGAAGAGCTCTACAGTCTTTTCTGGGAAGGGATGGAAGAAAAATTCGCAAAATCTAACCTGAACACCACACTCCATCTGATCAGAAAGACAGTCGGTATAACGAATGAACACCTCTTTGTCAGAGGGAACATATGCTGTTTTGTGCCCGGCGACGATATCGTTGTGGATGCAGATATCTTCGAAGAATGCCACAGAAAATTGATGGGAAAAATATCGGCCGATGAACGAGAAAAACTTCTGAAGAAGATGTTCGAGATCTATGCAGGGCCTTTTCTAGTTGAAGATGCCCTTGAAGAATGGGTCCAGGAGACCAGGGAAATATACGAATCATGGTATTCGGATGTTTTGAAAGAACTGTTTGAGCTGTACTTGTCGAGAAAAGACTACGAATCTGCTTTCGAAATGGTGACATCCTACGTTCAGAGGGAACCTTACGATGAAAGTATGTACTACAAAGCGGTGGAGATCCTCCTGAAGAAAGGAGATATCACAAGGGCAAAGCGCATGTATGACAAACTGTCGAATCATCTTGAAGAGATAGGAACCAAACCTCGCTTGAAATTCAGTGATCTTATTTCGAACAAAGGCTCAGATTTTCTGATGAACGGAAACAAGGCAGTAGTTATAGATGAGAAGCTGTTTGAGAAAATACTCTTCCTTGAGTCCAGGAAGAGGAAGAAAACCTTTGTTCTTCTTGAGGTGGTGTTCAAACGAAAAGATGTCGATCCTGAAACGATCGCTCAAAAAATAGCGCCGCTGTTCCGGAGGGGAGATGTGATTACCTTCTCGAACGAGTCAATTCGCATTCTTGTTCACTGCCCGGAACAGCAGCGTCCAACTGTAGAAAGTCGTGTAAAGAATGTATTGGGAGAAATGGGGATAGAGAAGGATCACTACACCGTTCTCTAA
- a CDS encoding ABC transporter substrate-binding protein produces MRRFLVFVLILASILSLAKVKIQFWHAMGGWRIELLQSMAEDFMKTHPNIEVEVQYTGSYRDTLNKLIAAVKGGIPPHVVQVYEIGTQFMIDGGIAIPIDDLIKEDPSFDVGKFLPQVLDYYRVNGKLYSMPFNSSNPILYYNKTLFKEAGLDPNKPPRTFKELIEYCRKLTVKDENGNIVRAGITWPLHSWFFEQFVALQNVPLVDNENGRAGRATKAVFNHEAGLRFLKLWDTLTKEGLMINTTKEDWTGARQLFISQKTAMLISSTSDVKLMMDAAKENGFELGTAFLPKPEGIELGGTPIGGGSLWIIGGHPEEEIKAAWEFVKWMAEPEQQIRWHLGTGYFPVRKDAVEMLLYQGYYAEYPHHLTALLQLLLSVQTPNTRGAIIGPFPEIRDIIETAVERVINGEMTPEEALSWAEKEATKAIKEYNELYE; encoded by the coding sequence ATGAGGAGATTTTTGGTGTTTGTCCTGATACTTGCTTCCATACTCTCACTCGCCAAGGTTAAGATTCAGTTCTGGCACGCAATGGGTGGATGGAGGATCGAACTTCTCCAGAGCATGGCAGAAGATTTCATGAAAACACATCCAAACATCGAGGTGGAAGTTCAGTACACAGGAAGCTACAGAGATACACTGAACAAATTGATCGCAGCTGTAAAGGGGGGAATCCCTCCTCACGTCGTCCAGGTTTACGAAATAGGTACTCAGTTCATGATCGATGGAGGTATAGCCATACCCATCGACGATCTGATCAAAGAGGATCCTTCGTTCGATGTTGGGAAATTCCTCCCACAAGTCTTGGATTATTACAGAGTAAACGGAAAGTTGTACTCCATGCCTTTCAATTCCTCGAATCCCATTCTTTACTATAACAAAACGCTGTTCAAAGAAGCAGGACTCGATCCGAACAAACCTCCAAGAACCTTCAAAGAACTGATAGAATACTGTAGAAAACTCACGGTTAAAGATGAGAACGGTAACATCGTTAGAGCTGGTATCACCTGGCCACTTCACAGTTGGTTCTTTGAACAATTCGTTGCCTTACAAAACGTTCCTCTGGTTGATAATGAAAATGGAAGAGCTGGAAGAGCTACGAAGGCTGTTTTCAATCATGAAGCAGGCCTCAGATTCCTCAAACTTTGGGACACTCTCACAAAAGAAGGCCTAATGATCAATACAACAAAAGAGGACTGGACAGGTGCAAGGCAACTCTTCATTTCCCAAAAAACTGCCATGCTCATCAGCTCCACTTCAGACGTGAAACTCATGATGGATGCGGCAAAGGAAAATGGTTTCGAACTAGGAACTGCGTTCCTTCCAAAACCAGAAGGGATTGAACTTGGAGGAACACCAATAGGTGGAGGTAGTCTGTGGATCATAGGAGGTCATCCAGAGGAGGAAATAAAAGCAGCGTGGGAATTCGTGAAGTGGATGGCTGAACCAGAGCAGCAAATAAGATGGCACCTTGGAACGGGTTACTTCCCAGTGAGAAAAGACGCTGTGGAGATGCTTCTCTATCAAGGATATTACGCTGAATACCCACACCATCTCACAGCCTTGCTCCAGCTTCTTCTCTCCGTTCAGACACCGAACACCAGGGGTGCCATCATAGGGCCGTTCCCGGAGATAAGAGACATAATAGAAACAGCCGTGGAAAGAGTGATAAATGGAGAGATGACTCCTGAAGAAGCACTCTCCTGGGCTGAAAAGGAAGCTACAAAAGCTATAAAAGAATACAACGAACTTTATGAGTGA
- a CDS encoding carbohydrate ABC transporter permease: protein MKKILPYLLLLPTFLIIVLFIYWPAAYSLRLSFYRITPLGNRMVFVGLRNFQRLFQNPEYLNAIKVTVIYVLSSLVLTIFIAFFIALLLNMNLPGNRAFRALIFTPYAISPAIAGVLWSFLLNPVVGHVNYILSKLFGLQVEWLTTKPYALIAVIVATVWKTLPFDIIFYLAGLQDIPQELLEASMVEGANSWTRTWKIVFPLLSPITFYLIIMNLVSFMFSSFAIIDVTTKGGPGNSTTTLIYRLYLDAFAFQKTGPAAAQSVVLFLIMAVVTIFYFKFGERRVHYQ, encoded by the coding sequence TTGAAAAAGATACTTCCTTATCTGCTTCTTCTTCCTACTTTTCTTATCATTGTACTTTTCATTTACTGGCCAGCTGCATATTCACTGAGATTGAGTTTTTACAGAATCACTCCTCTTGGAAACAGAATGGTGTTTGTCGGACTCAGAAACTTCCAGAGGCTGTTTCAAAACCCAGAATATTTGAACGCCATAAAAGTAACCGTCATTTATGTCCTCTCTTCTCTTGTTTTAACCATATTTATCGCTTTCTTTATAGCTCTTCTTTTGAACATGAATCTGCCCGGGAACAGAGCCTTCAGAGCTTTGATTTTCACTCCGTATGCCATTTCTCCAGCAATAGCTGGTGTGCTCTGGTCTTTTCTACTCAATCCTGTTGTAGGACACGTTAACTACATCCTGTCCAAATTGTTTGGCTTGCAGGTAGAGTGGCTTACCACGAAACCGTACGCATTGATAGCAGTCATCGTAGCAACTGTGTGGAAGACGTTGCCTTTCGATATAATTTTCTATCTTGCCGGCCTTCAGGATATTCCTCAGGAGCTTTTGGAAGCTTCTATGGTGGAAGGAGCAAATTCCTGGACCAGAACATGGAAGATTGTTTTTCCGCTTCTTTCTCCGATAACTTTCTATCTTATCATCATGAACCTTGTGAGTTTTATGTTCTCTTCTTTCGCCATAATCGATGTCACCACGAAGGGTGGCCCTGGAAATTCTACAACTACCTTGATATACAGGTTGTATCTCGATGCTTTTGCCTTTCAAAAAACGGGACCAGCCGCAGCACAAAGCGTCGTGCTCTTCTTGATTATGGCGGTTGTGACCATCTTCTACTTTAAATTCGGTGAGCGAAGAGTTCACTATCAATAA
- a CDS encoding carbohydrate ABC transporter permease has translation MKRKKSLMIFYEVILILITLVMALPLFLAITISFQKPEVVFSYPPKFFPTSFYWKNYVEAFKYVPLARLFLNSLIVASLITLGKLVTGTLAGFAFSHFNFKGKRIMFTALFATLFLPAETVMILPLFLIMKFFGWVNTYWALTVPFMASATNTFLMRQHFLTIPRELQDAALIDGASYMQFFWRILIPLSRHMIAGASIINFVYAWNMYLWPLIVSMEDKMKTVQVGVKMLMQSESANNWGVIMAGTVVALAPTVVMFLALQNLFVRSLVRSGMKG, from the coding sequence GTGAAAAGGAAAAAATCTCTCATGATCTTCTACGAGGTGATTCTCATACTGATAACTCTGGTGATGGCATTACCACTGTTTCTAGCCATAACTATAAGTTTTCAAAAACCAGAAGTTGTTTTCTCCTACCCTCCAAAATTCTTCCCAACGAGTTTCTACTGGAAAAACTATGTGGAAGCTTTCAAATACGTACCCCTGGCGAGATTGTTTTTGAACAGCTTGATCGTAGCCTCTCTCATAACACTTGGGAAACTCGTCACCGGCACACTTGCAGGTTTTGCTTTCTCCCATTTCAATTTCAAAGGGAAAAGAATCATGTTCACTGCTTTGTTCGCAACACTCTTTCTTCCAGCAGAGACTGTAATGATTCTTCCATTATTTTTGATCATGAAATTTTTTGGTTGGGTCAACACCTATTGGGCTTTGACGGTGCCGTTCATGGCAAGCGCAACTAATACTTTTCTCATGAGGCAGCATTTTCTCACGATTCCCAGGGAACTTCAAGATGCCGCTCTCATAGATGGAGCAAGCTATATGCAGTTTTTCTGGAGAATTCTGATTCCTCTCTCAAGACACATGATAGCGGGGGCTTCCATAATAAACTTCGTTTATGCTTGGAACATGTATCTCTGGCCGTTGATTGTGAGTATGGAGGACAAGATGAAGACAGTTCAAGTAGGTGTAAAGATGCTCATGCAATCTGAATCAGCCAACAACTGGGGTGTAATCATGGCGGGCACTGTTGTTGCCTTAGCACCAACTGTGGTGATGTTCCTTGCTCTTCAAAACCTTTTTGTGAGAAGTCTCGTAAGAAGCGGAATGAAAGGTTGA
- the fliD gene encoding flagellar filament capping protein FliD, translating into MDLSKIASTINMRYYSQLGGFQVGGAVSGLDTQSIIDAILEAESQPLQNLTEKYEKYELMQKAYEEVKTKLREFRDLVYSFKLQSTIVQKTALSSNETFLSAEASSVAITGVYHVKIVQTATYTTLVGTNEVVPPPDSTKTFGELDYMYVPQEGTVRIYNNESGNYQDVQILSSDTIDDIVNKLNSALSGLGITGTVNYDVSTGKISITSDKNLALVDISGNFTKVFHLDEASLSFDGTNYSLTSTASVSSLSTAKTLSQIATYTSKTIISGKVKINSVEIDVDQNDTLSSLIEKINDSQAGVTASYDYHTNKLVIVSKNSGPNSITLEDTDGTGLFSLLGMESHSLYVGQKAHLQISMDGTNWVDVYSDTNDVEYNGVTFHVSGVTSETITVDVKIDTDAIVEKVKEFVDKWNEVMDFLNEKLTEEPVKDKSEEEMTEEEKMKGVLKGDDFLENVFSRLRSFITYKVEGDINYLWELGITTGDIGTGYENMMKGHLELDEEKLRQVVEDDPNKVWEFFGSENGFATKFDDYLWNLVKFNGEIDQVAGISGRIEREQRFLATQIASWIERLSRREQELWRKFSAMEEVISQLQAQGSWISQALQGNNK; encoded by the coding sequence ATGGATTTGAGCAAGATCGCTAGCACCATAAATATGAGATACTATTCTCAACTCGGTGGCTTCCAGGTGGGAGGAGCCGTCAGTGGACTGGATACACAGTCGATCATAGATGCTATTCTTGAGGCGGAGAGCCAACCTCTTCAAAATCTGACAGAAAAGTACGAGAAGTACGAACTCATGCAGAAAGCCTACGAAGAAGTAAAAACGAAACTGAGGGAGTTCAGAGATCTGGTCTACAGTTTTAAACTTCAGAGCACGATAGTTCAGAAGACAGCCCTCTCATCGAACGAAACGTTTCTCTCTGCTGAGGCTTCTTCTGTAGCCATCACAGGTGTGTACCACGTAAAAATTGTTCAGACTGCAACGTACACTACCCTGGTAGGAACAAACGAAGTGGTGCCACCACCCGATTCCACAAAGACCTTCGGGGAACTCGACTACATGTACGTTCCCCAGGAAGGAACGGTGAGGATTTATAACAACGAGTCCGGAAACTACCAAGATGTTCAGATTCTCTCCAGCGATACCATAGACGACATTGTAAACAAACTGAACAGTGCCCTTTCTGGTCTTGGAATTACAGGAACAGTAAATTACGATGTATCCACAGGAAAGATCAGTATCACATCTGACAAGAACCTCGCTTTAGTTGATATCTCCGGAAACTTCACGAAGGTGTTTCATCTCGATGAAGCCAGTTTGAGTTTCGATGGTACCAACTATTCCCTTACAAGCACAGCCTCTGTGAGCAGTCTTTCGACCGCAAAGACTCTGTCGCAGATAGCAACGTACACTTCAAAAACAATTATCAGCGGCAAAGTGAAGATCAACAGTGTAGAGATAGATGTTGATCAGAACGATACACTGTCTTCATTGATCGAAAAGATAAACGACAGCCAGGCGGGAGTTACAGCCAGTTATGATTATCACACGAACAAACTTGTGATCGTGTCGAAAAACTCTGGCCCCAACTCTATCACTCTGGAAGATACCGATGGAACAGGACTCTTCTCCCTCCTTGGAATGGAAAGCCACAGTCTCTACGTTGGACAGAAAGCACACCTTCAGATAAGTATGGATGGGACAAACTGGGTTGATGTCTACTCGGACACCAACGATGTGGAGTACAACGGTGTGACCTTCCATGTTTCCGGTGTGACATCTGAGACGATCACCGTCGATGTGAAAATCGACACCGATGCAATAGTTGAGAAGGTCAAAGAGTTCGTGGACAAATGGAACGAAGTAATGGACTTCCTGAACGAAAAGCTCACAGAAGAACCTGTGAAAGACAAATCCGAAGAGGAAATGACCGAAGAAGAAAAGATGAAAGGTGTTTTGAAAGGAGACGATTTTCTGGAAAACGTATTCTCTCGACTCAGAAGTTTTATCACGTACAAGGTTGAGGGGGATATAAACTACCTCTGGGAACTCGGTATCACCACGGGAGATATAGGAACCGGTTACGAAAACATGATGAAGGGACATCTTGAACTGGACGAAGAAAAGTTAAGGCAGGTTGTAGAGGATGATCCAAACAAGGTATGGGAATTTTTCGGTAGTGAAAACGGTTTTGCCACAAAATTTGACGACTATCTCTGGAATCTTGTGAAGTTCAATGGTGAAATAGACCAGGTAGCAGGAATCAGTGGAAGGATAGAAAGAGAACAGAGATTCCTTGCAACACAGATAGCAAGCTGGATAGAAAGGCTCTCCAGAAGGGAACAGGAACTCTGGAGGAAGTTTTCTGCTATGGAGGAAGTGATTTCACAACTTCAAGCACAAGGGAGCTGGATTTCCCAGGCTCTTCAGGGTAATAATAAGTGA
- a CDS encoding flagellar protein FlaG translates to MRINPTDGKGNAVLHGEITKRELHMNEQSSPVSEMKKQREEDVQKAIEEFSKKIEKLKKIFRGEAEFKYDNELNMVIVKIKDAETGELIRQIPPEVMVKLAKSINELLGILMDERV, encoded by the coding sequence ATGAGAATAAACCCCACGGACGGGAAAGGAAATGCTGTACTTCATGGAGAAATAACAAAGAGGGAACTCCATATGAACGAGCAGTCTTCTCCTGTTTCCGAGATGAAAAAACAGCGGGAAGAAGACGTTCAAAAGGCCATAGAAGAGTTCTCAAAGAAGATAGAGAAACTAAAGAAAATCTTCAGAGGAGAAGCGGAGTTCAAGTATGACAACGAGCTCAACATGGTGATAGTGAAGATAAAAGACGCCGAAACGGGAGAACTCATAAGACAGATCCCTCCAGAGGTGATGGTGAAGCTGGCAAAGAGTATTAACGAGTTACTCGGCATTCTGATGGACGAGAGGGTGTGA
- a CDS encoding prepilin-type cleavage/methylation domain-containing protein: MRNGFTITEVLITMVVLLITVLLILGIATRVTIVSAQSLTTIELADDLLKAAMELRKEIIKAGPKADEVSFDPSDPARISFKVSVPFAGEDYGFQDYLYVIVFNRPDIELQIYRKNPDNDLILEKTKILVSDISTCTFFVSPGTISFTIGKKKNSIERTYFISIALSNLE, encoded by the coding sequence ATGAGGAATGGGTTCACCATCACAGAGGTGCTAATTACAATGGTTGTTCTCCTCATAACAGTACTTTTGATTTTGGGAATAGCAACAAGGGTGACAATTGTTTCCGCTCAGTCTCTGACCACAATTGAGCTGGCTGATGACCTTTTGAAAGCAGCCATGGAGTTGAGAAAAGAGATCATAAAAGCAGGACCGAAGGCAGATGAGGTGTCTTTCGATCCGAGCGATCCTGCAAGAATCTCCTTCAAGGTGAGTGTACCATTTGCCGGAGAAGATTACGGTTTTCAGGATTATCTCTATGTCATCGTATTCAATAGACCCGATATCGAACTTCAAATCTATCGGAAAAATCCTGATAACGATTTGATCCTCGAAAAAACCAAAATCCTAGTATCGGATATTTCCACCTGCACATTTTTTGTCAGCCCTGGTACGATCTCTTTCACTATAGGAAAGAAAAAGAACAGCATCGAAAGAACTTATTTTATAAGTATTGCTCTTTCAAACCTGGAGTGA
- a CDS encoding ferritin produces MVISEKVRKALNKQLNREIYSSYLYLSMATYFDAEGFKGFAHWMKKQAQEELTHAMKFYEYIYDRGGKVELEAIEKPPSTWNDIKDAFEAALKHEELVTQSIYEILELASEEKDHATVSFLKWFVDEQVEEEEQVREILDLLEKANGQMSVIFQLDRYLGQRE; encoded by the coding sequence ATGGTTATTTCGGAAAAAGTGAGAAAAGCCCTTAACAAACAACTGAACAGGGAGATCTACTCTTCTTATCTGTACCTTTCCATGGCCACCTACTTCGATGCAGAAGGCTTCAAAGGTTTCGCACACTGGATGAAAAAGCAGGCACAAGAAGAGCTCACTCACGCTATGAAGTTCTACGAATACATCTACGACAGAGGTGGAAAGGTGGAACTCGAGGCAATAGAGAAACCCCCATCAACATGGAACGACATAAAAGATGCGTTCGAAGCAGCCCTGAAGCACGAAGAATTAGTCACCCAATCGATCTACGAAATACTGGAACTTGCCTCGGAAGAGAAAGATCACGCCACCGTGAGTTTTCTCAAATGGTTCGTCGATGAACAGGTGGAAGAAGAGGAACAAGTGAGGGAGATACTGGATCTTCTGGAAAAAGCAAACGGTCAAATGTCCGTGATCTTTCAACTGGACAGATACCTTGGACAGAGGGAATGA
- the mtnN gene encoding 5'-methylthioadenosine/S-adenosylhomocysteine nucleosidase, which yields MILVLGVFKIEVEPMLEEMEVLEKGRFLKRYYQRGIIGRNEVVVSYGFIGKVEAALVAQAFLDRFSIDAVFLTGNAGGLDGVEVGDVVVGDFYTEYDFETALGDEGIVIPGSEDLEDKVIAYSSREIKTGLIASGDSFVTTKEKAEKIKEKTKALCVDMDSAAVAKVCYENEKKFLAIKTVVDLCGKDTEEAFKKNYEKYGFLSNLVLLDVLKRCVL from the coding sequence GTGATATTGGTACTAGGAGTGTTCAAGATAGAGGTAGAGCCCATGCTGGAAGAGATGGAAGTCCTGGAGAAGGGACGCTTTCTGAAGAGATACTACCAACGTGGAATTATCGGAAGAAACGAGGTTGTTGTGAGTTACGGATTCATTGGAAAGGTGGAAGCCGCCCTTGTCGCGCAGGCCTTCTTGGACAGGTTCAGTATCGACGCTGTTTTTCTCACAGGAAACGCTGGTGGTCTGGATGGGGTCGAAGTGGGTGATGTGGTAGTTGGAGACTTTTACACGGAGTACGACTTCGAAACCGCCCTGGGTGACGAAGGAATTGTGATACCAGGAAGCGAAGATCTGGAGGACAAAGTGATAGCATATTCAAGCAGAGAAATCAAAACAGGGTTGATAGCAAGTGGGGACTCTTTTGTGACAACGAAGGAGAAAGCAGAGAAGATAAAAGAAAAAACAAAGGCTCTCTGTGTCGACATGGATTCTGCTGCTGTGGCAAAGGTTTGTTATGAAAACGAGAAAAAGTTCCTTGCTATAAAAACCGTTGTCGACCTCTGTGGAAAAGATACCGAAGAGGCCTTTAAGAAAAATTACGAAAAATATGGTTTTCTGTCGAATCTCGTTCTTCTAGATGTTTTAAAACGATGCGTCCTTTAA
- a CDS encoding phosphate acetyltransferase, whose translation MYLEKLEERAKGRGKKLAVAVANDEHVIEAVFRAWKEDICEPVLFGPKEEILKIVKECTPEWEKPQIVDCLAEEAGRLAVETVSKGECDFLMKGKIKTGDLMKIYLDERYGLRTGKTLSMVSVMEIPDFPRPLIISDPGMVISPTLEQKVDMIEHCVRVADVLGIKMPKVAVVGAIEIVNPKMPVTIEAAVLSKMNQRGQIKNCIVDGPFALDNVVSEEAARRKGIESPVAGKADILILPDIEAANILYKALVFLAKARAASTILGGRVPVVLTSRADSEETKYYSIVLSSLFA comes from the coding sequence GTGTATCTGGAGAAACTGGAAGAGAGAGCGAAAGGAAGAGGTAAGAAACTCGCCGTTGCGGTTGCAAACGACGAGCATGTGATCGAGGCCGTTTTCAGAGCATGGAAGGAAGATATCTGTGAACCTGTTCTATTTGGTCCAAAAGAAGAGATCTTGAAAATAGTGAAGGAATGTACACCAGAATGGGAGAAACCACAGATCGTTGACTGTCTAGCAGAAGAAGCGGGAAGGCTCGCTGTGGAAACAGTCTCGAAAGGTGAATGCGACTTTTTGATGAAGGGAAAGATAAAAACAGGAGATCTCATGAAGATCTATCTGGATGAAAGATATGGCCTTCGAACGGGAAAAACACTTTCCATGGTGAGCGTGATGGAGATACCAGATTTTCCCAGACCTCTCATCATCTCTGATCCTGGGATGGTGATAAGTCCGACTCTGGAACAGAAGGTAGACATGATAGAACACTGTGTTCGTGTGGCAGATGTTCTGGGAATAAAGATGCCGAAGGTAGCGGTGGTGGGGGCTATAGAGATCGTGAATCCGAAGATGCCCGTTACAATCGAGGCAGCCGTTCTTTCCAAGATGAACCAGAGAGGGCAAATAAAAAACTGCATCGTCGATGGTCCCTTTGCCCTGGACAACGTGGTATCTGAAGAGGCAGCAAGAAGGAAGGGAATAGAGAGCCCGGTGGCAGGAAAAGCAGACATTTTGATACTTCCAGATATAGAAGCGGCAAACATCCTCTACAAAGCGCTTGTTTTCTTGGCGAAGGCAAGAGCGGCATCCACAATCCTTGGAGGAAGGGTTCCGGTTGTTCTCACCTCGAGAGCTGATTCAGAAGAGACAAAGTATTACTCGATCGTCCTTTCTTCTTTGTTTGCTTAA
- a CDS encoding PLP-dependent aminotransferase family protein, which yields MNLENKVSKIGKNMKSSIIREILKFAADKDAISFGGGVPDPETFPRKELAEIAKEIIEKEYHYTLQYSTTEGDPLLKKQILKLLDRMYGITGLDEDNLVFTVGSQQALDLIGKIFLDDESYCVLDDPAYLGAINAFKQYLANFIVVPLEDDGMNLNILEKKLSDMDKKGKIKQVKFIYVVSNFHNPAGVTTSLEKRKALVEIAEKYDLFIVEDDPYGALRYEGETIDPVFKIGGPERVVLLNTFSKVLAPGLRIGMVAGSKEFIRKVVQAKQSADLCSPAITHRLAAHYLERYDLFEQLKPTIELYRRKRKVMLDALEEYFSDIPGTKWVKAEGGLFIWLTLPEGFDTWEMFEYAKRKKVFYVPGKVFKVYDEPSSSMRLSFCLPPDEKIVEGIKRLREVVLEYGREKHLL from the coding sequence GTGAATCTGGAAAACAAGGTTTCAAAGATCGGAAAAAACATGAAATCATCGATCATCAGGGAGATTCTGAAGTTCGCTGCCGATAAAGATGCCATTTCTTTCGGTGGAGGAGTACCAGATCCAGAGACCTTTCCAAGAAAAGAACTTGCCGAAATTGCAAAAGAGATCATAGAAAAAGAATATCACTACACACTCCAGTACTCGACAACAGAAGGAGATCCTCTCTTGAAGAAACAGATTCTGAAACTTTTAGATCGAATGTACGGTATCACCGGACTCGACGAAGACAACCTTGTGTTCACTGTGGGATCTCAACAGGCACTGGACCTCATAGGAAAGATCTTCCTCGACGATGAGAGTTACTGTGTTTTGGATGATCCTGCCTACCTTGGTGCCATAAATGCCTTCAAGCAGTATCTTGCAAATTTCATCGTGGTTCCACTCGAAGACGATGGAATGAATCTGAACATCCTTGAGAAAAAACTCTCAGACATGGATAAAAAGGGAAAAATAAAACAGGTGAAGTTCATCTACGTTGTATCCAACTTCCACAACCCAGCAGGTGTCACCACCTCGCTGGAAAAGAGAAAAGCACTCGTTGAAATTGCAGAAAAATACGATCTCTTCATTGTGGAAGACGATCCCTATGGAGCCTTGAGGTACGAAGGTGAAACGATAGATCCTGTGTTCAAGATCGGTGGGCCTGAAAGGGTCGTGTTACTCAACACCTTCAGCAAGGTTCTCGCACCGGGTCTCAGGATAGGAATGGTAGCGGGAAGCAAGGAGTTCATCAGAAAGGTCGTTCAGGCAAAACAATCTGCGGATCTGTGCAGTCCCGCGATCACCCATCGTCTTGCAGCACACTATCTGGAAAGGTACGACCTTTTCGAACAGTTAAAACCCACCATCGAACTCTACAGAAGAAAAAGAAAGGTGATGCTCGATGCGCTGGAGGAGTACTTTTCCGACATACCTGGTACAAAGTGGGTGAAGGCTGAAGGGGGACTCTTCATCTGGCTCACACTTCCAGAAGGTTTCGACACGTGGGAGATGTTCGAGTACGCAAAGAGAAAGAAGGTCTTCTACGTTCCTGGAAAGGTGTTTAAAGTGTACGATGAACCCAGTTCCTCCATGAGACTCTCTTTTTGCCTGCCGCCGGACGAGAAAATAGTGGAGGGTATCAAAAGACTCAGGGAAGTTGTTCTCGAATACGGAAGAGAAAAACATCTTCTGTGA